The Hahella sp. HNIBRBA332 genome window below encodes:
- a CDS encoding glycine cleavage system protein H, translating to MSHMIPRHLRYSLNHQWVRTVAGFGLVGITEHTSRVAAAFLADVPIDYERFYKANDKVGAVVTESGGKVPIITPLSGYIVSANDGLTSSDIAKDTYGTGWLFIVKISEPQELRRLLTADQYQAFIESKIESLPRHVRA from the coding sequence ATGTCCCATATGATTCCCCGCCATCTACGTTACTCCCTCAATCATCAATGGGTTCGAACTGTTGCTGGATTTGGCTTGGTAGGCATTACAGAGCATACAAGCAGAGTTGCTGCAGCATTCCTTGCTGATGTCCCCATAGACTATGAGCGGTTCTACAAAGCTAATGACAAAGTAGGAGCGGTAGTCACGGAGTCAGGCGGCAAGGTTCCCATTATAACTCCGCTGTCTGGCTATATCGTTTCCGCAAATGATGGTTTAACTTCCAGCGACATAGCCAAAGACACCTACGGAACTGGATGGCTATTCATTGTGAAGATATCAGAGCCGCAAGAACTCCGGCGCCTTTTAACCGCCGACCAATATCAAGCGTTCATTGAGTCCAAAATTGAAAGCCTGCCACGGCATGTCAGAGCCTGA
- a CDS encoding HNH endonuclease: MTRWGVWQQQEGSDTQHGYGWQWRKLRARILRRDNYLCQECLKAGRTSAATEVDHIKPKAQSGDDREENLQGICKACHRLKTVVSC; the protein is encoded by the coding sequence GTGACACGTTGGGGAGTATGGCAACAACAGGAAGGCAGCGACACCCAACACGGTTATGGCTGGCAATGGCGTAAGCTTAGAGCGCGAATACTGAGGCGGGATAACTACTTGTGTCAGGAGTGTTTAAAGGCAGGGCGTACCAGTGCGGCGACGGAGGTGGATCACATTAAGCCCAAGGCGCAAAGTGGTGATGACCGGGAAGAGAATCTACAAGGGATATGCAAAGCCTGCCATAGGCTCAAAACCGTAGTTTCCTGCTAA
- a CDS encoding GNAT family N-acetyltransferase — protein sequence MSSTIRKAKKEDFPVLRMLWQFYEYHNSYYTHEDIDHNGLFDIDDDYIMATLEAKEECEVYLILSDQSVAGFLTIEPVEIRGKELLELADLFILPKYRSRGVASFAIKNMVFREDKAWHISVYQGDTLALAFWKRIFHKLPFRSVSEISPPEVEGFYEFVVEAVAL from the coding sequence GTGAGCAGCACTATCAGAAAGGCGAAGAAAGAAGACTTTCCCGTATTACGCATGCTGTGGCAGTTTTACGAATACCATAATTCCTATTACACACATGAGGATATCGATCACAACGGCCTATTCGATATCGACGATGACTACATTATGGCCACTCTTGAAGCTAAAGAAGAATGCGAGGTCTACTTAATTCTCTCAGATCAGTCTGTCGCCGGGTTCCTTACCATTGAACCCGTAGAGATTAGAGGGAAAGAGCTTCTGGAGCTTGCAGACTTATTCATTCTTCCAAAATACCGATCTCGTGGAGTAGCCAGTTTCGCCATTAAAAACATGGTTTTCAGAGAAGATAAGGCGTGGCATATTTCCGTTTATCAAGGCGACACACTGGCGTTAGCATTTTGGAAGCGCATATTCCATAAATTGCCATTTAGGTCTGTCAGTGAGATATCGCCACCAGAAGTAGA